A genomic window from Astatotilapia calliptera chromosome 12, fAstCal1.2, whole genome shotgun sequence includes:
- the sfrp1a gene encoding secreted frizzled-related protein 1a — translation MSSTCECFCRMFRLLVTVALLSGCRASEYEYLPWNTPVYGKSPQCVDIPDDLRLCHNVGYNRMMLPNLLEHETMAEVKQQASSWVPLVHKNCHPDTQVFLCSLFAPVCLERPIYPCRWMCEAVRDGCAPIMEAFGFPWPEMLTCDKFPEGEVCIAMTTPNATEVTKPTGYSPICPPCDNEMKTDTILEHMCASEFAFKAKIKEVKRENTDRKVILQKKKKMLKPGNLKKKDTKKLVLYLKNGADCPCQQLDNLGNQYLIMGRKVDKQYLLTGIHKWNKSSREFKNAIKKMKTYKCPVFENVFK, via the exons ATGAGCTCTACTTGTGAGTGCTTCTGCAGGATGTTCCGGCTGCTGGTGACGGTGGCACTCCTGTCAGGGTGCAGGGCGTCAGAGTACGAGTACTTGCCCTGGAATACGCCCGTCTACGGCAAGTCGCCCCAGTGCGTGGACATTCCGGACGACCTGCGGCTCTGTCACAACGTGGGCTACAACCGGATGATGCTGCCCAACCTGCTGGAGCACGAGACCATGGCCGAGGTGAAGCAGCAGGCCAGCAGCTGGGTGCCTCTGGTGCACAAGAACTGCCACCCGGACACGCAGGTCTTCCTGTGCTCGCTCTTTGCTCCCGTGTGCCTGGAGCGGCCGATCTACCCGTGCCGCTGGATGTGCGAGGCCGTGAGGGACGGCTGCGCCCCCATCATGGAGGCCTTCGGCTTCCCCTGGCCGGAGATGCTCACCTGTGACAAGTTTCCCGAAGGTGAAGTGTGCATTGCCATGACGACACCCAACGCCACGGAGGTTACAAAACCCACAG GTTACTCTCCCATCTGCCCTCCATGTGACAACGAAATGAAAACAGACACCATTCTTGAGCACATGTGTGCCAGCGAGTTTG CTTTCAAGGCCAAGATCAAGGAGGTAAAGCGAGAAAACACGGACCGTAAGGTGAtcctgcagaagaagaagaagatgttgAAACCgggaaacctgaagaagaaGGACACAAAGAAGTTAGTGTTGTACTTGAAGAATGGTGCTGACTGCCCCTGCCAGCAGCTGGACAACTTGGGAAACCAGTATCTAATCATGGGCCGCAAGGTTGATAAGCAGTACCTCCTCACAGGCATCCACAAGTGGAACAAGTCCAGCAGAGAGTTCAAAAATGCCATCAAGAAAATGAAGACCTACAAATGTCCCGTATTTGAGAATGTTTTCAAATAA